One Ahaetulla prasina isolate Xishuangbanna chromosome 1, ASM2864084v1, whole genome shotgun sequence DNA window includes the following coding sequences:
- the CAPN3 gene encoding calpain-3 isoform X4 — protein sequence MQGDKKHLQKDFFLYNASKVKCKSYINMREIAERFRLPPNEYVIIPSTYEPHQEGEFILRVFSEKRSLSEEVENKIEAGNISPIIFVSDRANKSKDLRGGEGPRKDKGKTSPDKQKKNTEPAERDTENEEDTQFRNIFRQIAGDDMEISADELRNVLNNVLKKHKDLKTGGFALESCRSMIALMDTDGSGKINLDEFRHLWTKIKSWQKIFKHYDTDHSGTINSYEMRNAVKEAGFQLNNQLYDIITMRYGNRNMNIEFDSFICCFVRLEGMFRAFHAFDKDGDGIIKLNVFEWLQLTMYA from the exons ATGCAGGGTGACAAGAAACATTTACAGAAGGATTTTTTCCTTTACAATGCCTCCAAAGTAAAATGCAAGTCTTACATAAACATGCGAGAAATCGCAGAACGCTTCCGTCTACCACCAAACGAGTATGTTATCATCCCATCCACCTATGAACCCCACCAAGAAGGAGAATTTATCCTGAGAGTTTTCTCAGAAAAAAGAAGTCTTTCAGA GGAAGTTGAAAACAAAATTGAAGCAGGAAATATCTCG CCAATCATCTTTGTCTCAGACAGAGCAAACAAGAGCAAAGATCTGAGAGGTGGTGAGGGGCCAAGAAAGGACAAGGGAAAAACAAGTCCAGATAAGCAAAAGAAGAACACAGAG CCTGCAGAAAGGGATACAGAGAATGAAGAAGATACgcagttcagaaatattttccgACAAATTGCTGGGGAC GACATGGAGATCAGTGCTGATGAACTAAGGAATGTCCTCAACAATGTTCTGAAAAAAC ATAAAGACTTGAAAACAGGAGGTTTTGCCCTGGAATCCTGCCGCAGCATGATTGCCTTAATGGAT ACAGATGGTTCCGGGAAAATAAATCTTGATGAATTTCGCCATCTTTGGACTAAAATTAAAAGCTGGCAG AAAATTTTCAAGCATTATGATACAGATCATTCAGGAACCATTAACAGCTATGAGATGCGTAATGCAGTTAAAGAGGCAG gGTTTCAACTGAATAACCAATTATATGATATAATTACAATGCGCTATGGCAACAGGAATATGAATATTGAATTTGACAGTTTTATCTGTTGTTTTGTGCGACTGGAAGGAATGTTCC